A stretch of DNA from Bacillota bacterium:
GGTGTATAGCATCAACTTGAGCCTCAGCAGCTACGGCAAGAACATTCGTTATGTTCATATAACTATCCAGCGCTGATGCCTTACCTACGTAATAGGCTTCATCTGCCATCATGACGTGTTTGGAAGTTGTGTCTGCTTCTGAATATAGAGCTACCGTGCTGATATCTAATTCCTGACAGGCTCTAATAATTCTGACCGCTATCTCGCCTCTATTGGCAATTAATACTTTTTGGATTCTCATCTTTACTTTCGGTCACCTCCGGTAAACCACATATAATTAATCTACAGACATGATACCTGTTTGGGAGTAACTTACACAAAAAAAAAGCTATTACAGATTTATATTTGGTACATTTGTTGGATAACTGGTATGTAACAGGTAAAAAGAATAATTAACTATTTATTTCTCTAATAGATTATTACTTTTACTCTTCCACGTCAATAATTATAGAATAAGTATACATGATACTTATTGGCACAGTATTAAGTATACATGATACTGGATATTCTATGCAGAATGCTTTAGAAATATGGATTTCAGTGGGGGCTTGGAATTTTTAATGCATTCTTTTAGGTTCACATTTTCACCCAAAAATAATCAGCCAAACATAATTTTACATGATCGTTTTGTCCTATAACCAGACCAACCAAACTCAAAACCAATGATAATAATAAGTAATAATTATCGTTAAACACAAAAAGACTCCCACTTCTGTGAGTAGGAGTCTTTTTTACTTCAAGCGGATGGAATCCCCATCAGTTGGAGGTATTCCTTAACAAGTCACTACGCCACCAATTCAAGAAATTCGTCAAAAGATAACTGAAAAGTATCCTTTGCTTTAGAATCCTCTTTTTTGTCAAACCCCACTTTTCTAAAAACTTTTCTGGAAGGCTTGTTTTCCTTATGGATTTTAGCTTCCACTTTTTCAAATCTTAAATTTAAAAAAGCCTCTTTTAATCCCTCCCACACAGCCTTCGTTCCCAAACCATTGTTCCATTTCTCTTTGTCAGCTATGGCAACTACCATTTCAAGCTTATCATTGTTCTTGGGAATTAACCTCAAATAACCTACCGGTTCAGTGGCGCCCTGTATATCAACCAAATAAAAACGACTCTCGCGATTAAAATGTTGCGTGAAAATATCCATTTGGCTGGTTTCTAAAAGCTGTTCTAAACGCCTGGACATATCAGGTTTTTCATTTAAATAACGTGTTACTTCCTCATCTGCCATCCATTCCACCATCTGTTCGACATCGGTGGTGTTTATTTCCCGCCTTAATTTTATATCTGTGGAAAAAGACATCCAATCCCCTTTCTTAATAAGAAGATTCTCGAATTTCTACCACACGCAAGTTTAACATTGTGCTTTTTAACAGTCAAACACTGTCTGTTTTCAAGAGAAGTAAATATTTATTTTTATCTGCTTTATAGCTACGCAAAGAAAATCTCTGGGCTTCATATTTATCAACCCGCCTTAGCAGAAACCAGCTTCTTTAACTTTTCCTGCAACTCCATAGTATCACCAGCTTGTACCACATTCTCATTAATAGTTACCGTTGGCACCCCTAATCCTTTTTTGATCCCGGCCAAACACTCACGTGCTTCCCTAACCCGGTCTATATTGTATTCCTTGAAAGCTATATTTTGCTCTTTAATTGCATTTATCACCTCTGCACAAGCAGGGCAATGGTCACCCGTATAAACCACAACCCCGGACGTTTTCAATTGGACGGCCGGTTCACGACGGGGTTTATCATGCCACCACTGCCTTAGTCTAATCATTTGCCCGGCAAGAAAACCCATGGGGCAAAAACTACACCAAGTGCGCTGGTGAAATGCAACCCCGGCAACAATACCTATAGCCGTTGTCACCGAGACTAACCGGACAAATACAAACCCTATTTCGGCAATGGTTTCCGCAGCAGATAATCCGGTAAATAACGTATAAAATAGAAACAATAAAAAAATCGCTTTAAACCAGACAGATCTAAGAAAAGCCGGTGCCTTTCGGCTGCGGCTTATTTTAGATAAAATAACATCATTAAATATACCCCGGGGACAAAACAGCGCGCACCATTTTCGGCGACCTGTAATAAGTGCTACAATTACCGGTGCAGTCATGCAAACCAACGCTATTAAACCTATGGCAGGGTAGAACCAGCCAATAGCCAAAAAACCTATTAATAAAGTCCAGGAGTATTTTCGCAATGTAAACTTTCCTTGCTTGCCCATTTTAGCCCACCTTCTCAGTATTTGTTTGCAGATTACATGTATTTACAGAGATTAATTTAAAGCCCGCCTTATACTTCCTACCTTTGTGATTCTTTTCAAACATCTACTTCTAGTATGAACAAAGAAATGTCGAAATACCTGTGAGAACCCGTAAAATTATCTCCGGCTTAAGTTTTTTCTTATAATTAGTTAACCAACTTATTTGGTGTTTAATATCGTACATAGTTGTATCAAATACAACAAGGCAAGAGCATTGTTTCACAAGTCAGCCTTACAATTGTCTGCTAACATATATTTTTACACTCCAAAAACCGCATAGATTGCGCCATTTCACAAATAATCACCCGGTGACCGGTTGTATTGGCACGCTAAATGCATTAAAAGTCAGTAGATTATACTCATTTTCACAAATCTGAAACTGAAATTAACATTACCAACATTTTAAGAAGGGGTGAGGCCTAAAACAAAATAAGGAAGTACTGATTTGAAAATAATAAAATAATAAATTAGATTCTATTACCGCTTTCGCTGTGATTAGGGAGGGAAAGACCATGATACAAGGCTTGCTGGATAGTATCAATAACATAGGCATGACGGTCTCGTCGAACGCCGGCGGAACAGGTGAGGCCGTAGCCGCGGCTGCCGGCAACTCAGGACTGGACTGGTGGATGTGGCCGTTAATCCTCTTTGCAACTACTTTCGTTATGGGTATTGCTGCTGTTTTAGCCGGAGTTGGCGGTGGTGTACTGTTTGTTCCCATTGTGGGAAGCTTTTTTCCGTTCCACCTGGACTTCGTCCGCGGGGCAGGTTTGATAGTAGCGTTATCCGGTGCTCTGGCTGCAGGACCGGGCTTACTGAAGGCAAACCTGGCCAACCTAAGGCTTGCATTACCGGTAGCACTTATCGCATCGACATTCAGTATAGTGGGTGCCTTTTTAGGCCTAGCACTACCAGTACCAATCTTAAAAATCTGTTTGGGTGTTACTATTACATTCATTGCTATACTTTTTATTTTTTCTAAAAACAGTGAGTATCCTACCGTTGGGGAAAGAGACTCTTTGACCAAGAAACTGGAGATTTCCGGCTCTTACTGGGAGCCCTCCTACAATAAGAAAATTGATTGGACCGTTTGGCGTACACCTCAAGGCTTTTTGCTATTCATTATTATCGGCTTAGTTGCAGGCATGTTCGGGCTGGGTGCCGGCTGGGCCAATGTCCCGGTATTGAATTTGTTAATGGGAGCACCTTTAAAGGTCGCTGTCGGT
This window harbors:
- a CDS encoding 4Fe-4S binding protein yields the protein MGKQGKFTLRKYSWTLLIGFLAIGWFYPAIGLIALVCMTAPVIVALITGRRKWCALFCPRGIFNDVILSKISRSRKAPAFLRSVWFKAIFLLFLFYTLFTGLSAAETIAEIGFVFVRLVSVTTAIGIVAGVAFHQRTWCSFCPMGFLAGQMIRLRQWWHDKPRREPAVQLKTSGVVVYTGDHCPACAEVINAIKEQNIAFKEYNIDRVREARECLAGIKKGLGVPTVTINENVVQAGDTMELQEKLKKLVSAKAG
- a CDS encoding sulfite exporter TauE/SafE family protein; this translates as MIQGLLDSINNIGMTVSSNAGGTGEAVAAAAGNSGLDWWMWPLILFATTFVMGIAAVLAGVGGGVLFVPIVGSFFPFHLDFVRGAGLIVALSGALAAGPGLLKANLANLRLALPVALIASTFSIVGAFLGLALPVPILKICLGVTITFIAILFIFSKNSEYPTVGERDSLTKKLEISGSYWEPSYNKKIDWTVWRTPQGFLLFIIIGLVAGMFGLGAGWANVPVLNLLMGAPLKVAVGSSKFLLSITDTSAAWIYLNKGAVLPIIAVPSVLGIMLGSLVGVKLLAIAKPKAVRYLVIAILLFAGIRSLLEGLGWG
- a CDS encoding GNAT family N-acetyltransferase; the encoded protein is MSFSTDIKLRREINTTDVEQMVEWMADEEVTRYLNEKPDMSRRLEQLLETSQMDIFTQHFNRESRFYLVDIQGATEPVGYLRLIPKNNDKLEMVVAIADKEKWNNGLGTKAVWEGLKEAFLNLRFEKVEAKIHKENKPSRKVFRKVGFDKKEDSKAKDTFQLSFDEFLELVA